Proteins from a genomic interval of Pseudodesulfovibrio nedwellii:
- a CDS encoding MarC family protein — MTNLFISLYIKLFFLLTPFFVLSVFLSFIEDMDVIEQRKLAIRVTISVLVIVLTLYFAGNPIFSTLGITLDGFRVGAGSLLFLSAVSLVSGKRTRPEPEDDTDVAVVPLAIPITVGPATIGTLLILGAELGGATERLIGAASLIAACLTVGLMLFVAPALKRVIGSMGLAVLTKITGLILSAMAAQIVFTGVANFLS; from the coding sequence GTGACCAACCTCTTCATCTCCCTTTATATCAAATTATTTTTCCTGCTGACGCCATTTTTCGTTTTGTCAGTATTCCTGTCATTCATCGAAGACATGGACGTAATTGAACAACGAAAACTGGCAATTCGGGTAACCATTTCCGTCTTGGTTATTGTGCTGACACTCTACTTTGCCGGGAACCCTATCTTTTCGACGTTAGGCATTACGTTGGATGGATTCCGCGTTGGCGCAGGAAGCCTGCTGTTCCTGTCTGCCGTATCATTAGTATCCGGCAAACGCACCCGACCGGAACCAGAAGACGATACGGATGTGGCGGTGGTTCCATTGGCTATCCCCATCACTGTGGGCCCAGCCACCATCGGTACGTTGCTCATTCTTGGTGCAGAACTTGGTGGTGCGACAGAACGACTCATTGGCGCAGCGTCTCTGATTGCAGCCTGCCTGACCGTAGGATTGATGCTTTTTGTCGCTCCAGCTCTGAAACGGGTCATCGGCTCCATGGGGCTCGCAGTTCTGACCAAAATAACCGGCCTGATCCTGTCAGCCATGGCCGCTCAAATCGTGTTTACAGGCGTGGCCAACTTCCTGTCATAA
- a CDS encoding substrate-binding periplasmic protein, translating to MKFFVSLLLTIFIACPAFAGQALVLAMGEDDTTAATGILAILKTAYSRIGIEVKGKVLPANRALVDSNTGYIDGELCRIADIESEHPNLIRIPVTIMTVDIMAYTIKNSFPIKGWKSLEERRIGIKAGLRYAEIRTQGMPNVLRTTNHDTLFKLLAANRLDVVIATRSIHPAQSEKAYVKKFYAHEPPLAKLELYHYLHIKHAELVPLITEVLSRMHESGEMDKIRNSAMQTKE from the coding sequence ATGAAATTTTTCGTATCATTATTGCTCACCATATTCATAGCTTGTCCTGCATTTGCTGGACAAGCACTGGTCTTGGCGATGGGAGAGGATGATACAACTGCTGCCACGGGCATATTGGCCATCCTCAAAACCGCCTATTCCAGAATTGGCATAGAAGTAAAAGGCAAGGTTCTTCCAGCAAACCGTGCCTTGGTCGACTCGAATACAGGCTACATCGACGGAGAACTCTGCCGAATCGCCGACATTGAATCAGAGCACCCAAATCTCATTCGTATTCCCGTAACAATCATGACTGTTGATATCATGGCCTACACCATTAAAAACAGCTTCCCCATCAAAGGCTGGAAAAGCCTCGAAGAACGACGAATCGGCATCAAGGCAGGCCTCAGATACGCGGAAATACGGACGCAGGGGATGCCAAACGTTCTCCGTACAACAAACCATGACACACTGTTCAAACTTCTCGCCGCAAACCGTCTTGATGTCGTTATTGCCACGCGAAGCATCCACCCTGCCCAAAGTGAAAAAGCATACGTCAAAAAATTCTATGCCCATGAGCCTCCACTTGCAAAATTGGAACTCTACCACTATCTCCATATAAAACATGCAGAATTGGTCCCGCTCATTACAGAGGTCCTTTCCCGCATGCACGAAAGCGGAGAAATGGACAAAATAAGAAACAGTGCCATGCAGACAAAAGAATAG
- a CDS encoding acyl-[acyl-carrier-protein] thioesterase: MTSPNDLTLEHLYNIRSYEPRTDGHISISSVCNYLQDIASRHADSLGFGLRDLRQNGHFWVLARLHVMMDRMPEFGEQVSVRTWPSENERLVALRDFLIHDTDTLIGRATSSWATINVETHRPDKPDSVLNKRFIPKRDHSIVFPSKAVTRLKQGEHTVEIMARKADTDINGHVNNVKYIEYCMEAVPLEWDNAHRCMGLDIQFRTESFAGETYQASCTLGKPDNNMDTFTHSLTRLSDNRETVRMKTWWKPA, encoded by the coding sequence ATGACATCACCCAATGACCTCACTCTTGAGCACCTGTACAACATACGCTCTTACGAACCCCGCACGGATGGTCATATATCAATCTCGTCCGTGTGTAATTATCTACAGGACATAGCCTCTCGCCATGCCGACTCACTCGGATTCGGGTTGCGCGATCTCCGCCAAAATGGTCATTTCTGGGTATTGGCTCGACTCCATGTCATGATGGATCGGATGCCTGAATTTGGAGAACAGGTCAGCGTAAGAACATGGCCCTCAGAAAACGAACGACTGGTAGCCCTTCGAGACTTCCTCATTCACGATACAGACACTCTCATAGGACGAGCCACCTCTTCCTGGGCCACCATTAATGTCGAGACACACCGCCCGGACAAACCTGACTCCGTGCTCAACAAACGATTCATCCCGAAACGTGACCACTCCATTGTCTTTCCATCCAAAGCCGTCACCCGCCTCAAACAAGGTGAGCATACCGTGGAAATCATGGCCCGCAAGGCCGATACAGACATCAATGGTCATGTGAACAACGTAAAATATATTGAATATTGTATGGAAGCCGTGCCACTAGAATGGGACAATGCGCACAGGTGCATGGGGCTGGACATTCAATTCAGAACCGAGTCCTTTGCTGGTGAAACGTATCAGGCGAGCTGCACTCTGGGTAAACCCGACAACAATATGGACACCTTCACGCATTCCCTGACACGCCTTTCAGACAACCGAGAAACAGTCCGCATGAAAACATGGTGGAAACCGGCATGA
- a CDS encoding GNAT family N-acetyltransferase: protein MSDDIKLRFDTTGVDWAVAANVLKRAPLSIREPDKIQATFENSNLVCFAWFNNELVGMARALSDGVYQSVIYDLCILPEHQGKHLGSRIMKALTKRLNTPSVVLWSVPGKEKFYARLGFNPMLTAMALVKDPDYEGLPVLGLGIMRFFGFFQVQPCRAIARHG from the coding sequence ATGAGCGATGATATAAAACTACGATTTGACACGACCGGCGTGGACTGGGCTGTGGCCGCCAATGTTTTGAAACGAGCACCTCTTAGCATTCGTGAACCGGACAAAATACAAGCAACTTTTGAAAACAGCAACCTCGTGTGCTTCGCATGGTTCAACAACGAACTCGTGGGGATGGCCCGTGCCCTGTCAGACGGAGTATACCAATCAGTTATCTATGACCTATGCATTTTACCGGAGCATCAGGGCAAACATTTGGGAAGTCGCATAATGAAAGCACTGACCAAACGTCTAAACACCCCCAGCGTGGTTTTATGGAGCGTCCCGGGCAAGGAAAAATTCTACGCACGGCTTGGCTTCAACCCCATGCTTACCGCCATGGCTCTTGTTAAAGATCCTGATTATGAGGGTCTCCCCGTTTTAGGGCTGGGCATTATGCGATTTTTTGGCTTTTTTCAGGTTCAGCCATGCCGGGCAATTGCCCGGCATGGCTAG